DNA sequence from the Dethiobacter alkaliphilus AHT 1 genome:
GTCGGTGGAGGAACAGTTGAGAAAAAACGTCATGGAGGCGATGGTGGTCCACGGCGGCGGTTGGGGCCAGGATTTGGGGATGGCATTTCTGCAGTCCGAGTTGGTTGAAGATAAGCTGAAATTAGCGGTGGCGGAGGCACTGGTTACAGCCGGCGTTTTTGCAGAAGGGGAAGATATTCCGCTGATTATTAACGGCAAGCTGCAGGCCATGAGAGTACAGCAGGTGCAGGTCACCTGGGAACCGCCGGAGGAAATTGAGACAGACTACAGGCAGGCTCTTTTCCTGCTGAAGCAGGGCAAGGCCAAAAAGGCAATTTCAATGCTGGAGGCTCAACGTACAGGGCCTGTAATATACCCCCCGGCAATGTTGACGCTGGCTAATTTGTACAGGAAAGAAAAAATGTATGAGCAAGCATTGCCGGTTTTGGAAATGCTGGAGTCCATTGCTCCCAGCCATCCTATTTTCCTCTATAACCTGGCGGCGTTTTGGCTGGGACAAAAGAATCAAGAGAAAGCCAAGCACTATCTGGAGCGTATTGATCCGGAGCTGGGCAATGATGAATTCAAGGATAAGTACCATTTGTTAAAGCTTGAAATTGAGACTATGTCATACCGGTTTTTCAGCTACGATGATTTCCTGCGGGAAGATATTGAAGATAAGAAGCTGTCAATAGATCCATCTATGGCCCGCGGCCTGCGTAATATGCCGGTTGAGTGGGTGCGGGAAGCCTGTGCTTTCTGGCAGGTGGAGTGTAAAACGAGAAAAGAAGGAGAAGCTGCCCTGGTGGCTGCGGTAACATCTCCTGCGGCCGTGCGCCGGGCGGTATTACAGCTGACCGCAGAGGAAAGAGAACTGTTGGTTTATTTACTGAAGCGGGGTGGCTGGGCTCGGATGTTTGCCGTTGTCCGCAAATTCGGCTCCATGGACAAGGAAGGTTTCCTGGTGGATGAACCGCCGCAGTCGGCGGCGGGAAAACTGTGGCTAAAAGGGCTGATATTTGTGGGCCGGGCCAAAATCAAAAACAGAAATGAAAAAATTGCGACGGTAGCCGTAGAGCTGCGGGAAGAGTTGAGGGAACTGTTGTCTGTCTGATAGCATTTTTAACTTCATAGTACGTATTTTGCGACTTATATAGCCATTTTTAAAAGGCATGAGCTATAATGGTGTACAGCTTGATGTCAGGAATTACTGAGAGGGGATAAGGATGGAAAAGAGTCTGAAGCTGAAGAGGCAGGATAAACACACCTGGGAGTTCGTTTACCCGGAAGATTACATTGATACGTTTGAAGAGTTTGATGCGGCTATGGAAGATATGCAGTGCTTAGATTATCGCAGTGCGGAAGGTGCATTTGTGGGGCTCTATATTAAGCATCCATATCATTTAGATGCTTACCACCATTTAGCACTAAGTTATTACCGAAGGGGCAAACTCAGTGAGGCGATTCCTGTCTGGGAAAAAGCATTGGATATTGGACATAGAGCATTTCCAATTGATTTTCAGTTAGGCAGGGACCGACTGCCCTGGGACTGGATAGATAACCGGCCATTTCTGCGTTGCCTTGATGGACTGGCTTTGGCTAAAAAAGAAGTCGGCTTGTATGGGGAGGCAATGTGGTTAAGGCGTGAGTGTCTCTTGCTTGATCCAAATGACAGCCTGGGTGCCAGATTTGAAATTGGTGAGATGCTTTTGAGTGAGGGCAGGGATAAGGAGTTTGTCAGTTTCAGCAAGCAGTGGGGTGGCGACTGTGTTGGCGAGTTTGCTTATGGGAAAGTATTGGCACTTTTCCGGTTGGGCCAGAAAGATCAGGCAGCCAAAGCACTGAAGGAAGCCAGGGAGTATTTGCCACTGGTTGCTGAAGAAATAGCAAAGAAGAGACATGTCCGGCCAAGGGATTGGGATGACAGGTATTATTCACTGGGCAGTAAGGAGCAGGCCTATATTTATTGGGATAGCTATGGCTTTTTGTGGAAAAAGTCAGAAGGTGCCTTAGAATGGTTAAGAGACGAGCTGAAAAAGCCGGGGAACAAAGATGTTTGAGCCCGGAGTTGATGATAGATAGGTTTCGTGAAATAAATAGGCCTGCGGGCCCATCCAGATAGAGGGGGAATAGCTATGGCAAATATCAAATGTCCGGCATGTGGTTCGGCTGAGACTGTAGAGATTGTATACGGGATGCCTGATGCCGAAGCGTTTGAGGCAGAAAAGCTTGGAGAGGTTTATTTGGGCGGATGTTGTGTTTCAGATAATGACCCGGAACGAATCTGTAAGAGGTGTGGCAGGGAGTTTAGCAGATAGAGGCTGTACGTGACTTGACATATTAGAATATGCGTAATACAACTTGTATTACGGAGGTGGTTTCAGTGATAAGTATCCGCTTGCCTCAGGAGTTGGAGAAAAAGTTGGAGGAGTTTGCTGTAAAAGAGCAGATGACGAAATCAGATATTATCAGGAAAGCTTTGCAAGTATTTTTGGAAAATCAAGAACTGCGGGAGCAACCGTACTTATTAGGGGAGGATTTGTTTGGTAAATGCGGTAGTGGTTCTGCTTCGCTATCGACCGAGTATAAGAAAAAGGTGAGAGAGATAATCCATGCTAACAAACCTGATTGATGCCGGACCCATTATTCCGCAAAAAAATGTGCACAATATTTTTATGCCTTGCCGGTACTAGTATTTAACACCAAGAGGAGCGATACAATGAATGAGACTTCTATTGCAATAAATAAAGCTATACTAC
Encoded proteins:
- a CDS encoding tetratricopeptide repeat protein codes for the protein MSRKAAELEARGRQALVEEDYPLAERLFLQALAEVDVPSIRNNLALTYFLTGKPEMALEKLDEGLSGPNPFGWALAAKCLVALGRMQEAKRMVEEAVRVFEGGLRIMKEEQVAIPQSWREYTVMIMQAVGAVGDHRQVLEIYRRWQDLHVSCECRYLAGIAAFNLQRFKQAASYWVGLEKEYFNAQLQLVGVMADKGLIPPFALEYDWFYKAGLACYKGAKTKEALQTALAESGLLRMFLLIVAVDESVEEQLRKNVMEAMVVHGGGWGQDLGMAFLQSELVEDKLKLAVAEALVTAGVFAEGEDIPLIINGKLQAMRVQQVQVTWEPPEEIETDYRQALFLLKQGKAKKAISMLEAQRTGPVIYPPAMLTLANLYRKEKMYEQALPVLEMLESIAPSHPIFLYNLAAFWLGQKNQEKAKHYLERIDPELGNDEFKDKYHLLKLEIETMSYRFFSYDDFLREDIEDKKLSIDPSMARGLRNMPVEWVREACAFWQVECKTRKEGEAALVAAVTSPAAVRRAVLQLTAEERELLVYLLKRGGWARMFAVVRKFGSMDKEGFLVDEPPQSAAGKLWLKGLIFVGRAKIKNRNEKIATVAVELREELRELLSV
- a CDS encoding ribbon-helix-helix protein, CopG family, whose product is MISIRLPQELEKKLEEFAVKEQMTKSDIIRKALQVFLENQELREQPYLLGEDLFGKCGSGSASLSTEYKKKVREIIHANKPD
- a CDS encoding tetratricopeptide repeat protein, giving the protein MEKSLKLKRQDKHTWEFVYPEDYIDTFEEFDAAMEDMQCLDYRSAEGAFVGLYIKHPYHLDAYHHLALSYYRRGKLSEAIPVWEKALDIGHRAFPIDFQLGRDRLPWDWIDNRPFLRCLDGLALAKKEVGLYGEAMWLRRECLLLDPNDSLGARFEIGEMLLSEGRDKEFVSFSKQWGGDCVGEFAYGKVLALFRLGQKDQAAKALKEAREYLPLVAEEIAKKRHVRPRDWDDRYYSLGSKEQAYIYWDSYGFLWKKSEGALEWLRDELKKPGNKDV